Proteins encoded in a region of the Tumebacillus sp. BK434 genome:
- the atpA gene encoding F0F1 ATP synthase subunit alpha, with product MSIRPEEISSLIKQQIENYQSEVQVYDVGTVIQVGDGIARIHGLEKAMAGELLEFPNGTLGMAFNLEENNIGAVVLGTVMGIKEGDQVKRTGRIAQVPVGEAMIGRVVNALGQPIDGRGPIETKEFRPIESPAPGVIDRKSVHEPMQTGIKAIDAMIPVGRGQRELIIGDRQTGKTAVALDTIINQKGQGVVCVYVAIGQKQSTIAQVVETLRKHGAMEYTIVVSASASDPAPLLFLAPYAGCAMGEYFMYKGGHVLCVYDDLSKQAAAYREMSLLMRRPPGREAFPGDVFYLHSRLLERSAKLSDARGGGSLTALPFIETQAGDVSAYIPTNVISITDGQIFLESDLFNSGQRPAVNVGLSVSRVGGSAQIKAMKKVAGTLRLDLAQYRELQAFAQFGSDLDKATQARLDRGARLTEILKQGQYQPLTVEKQVISLWAAVNGHADDVPVTSVRRFESEWLAFADTNYPQIAKSIIETKDLSKETEALLKEAVTKFKTTFVG from the coding sequence ATGAGCATTCGTCCTGAAGAAATCAGTTCGCTGATCAAACAGCAGATTGAGAACTACCAATCTGAGGTTCAAGTATATGACGTAGGCACCGTAATCCAAGTTGGTGACGGTATTGCTCGTATCCATGGTCTTGAGAAAGCGATGGCCGGGGAACTTCTCGAATTCCCGAACGGCACCTTGGGTATGGCGTTTAACCTTGAAGAAAACAACATTGGTGCGGTTGTCCTCGGTACCGTAATGGGTATCAAAGAAGGCGACCAAGTCAAGCGCACCGGCCGTATCGCACAAGTTCCGGTCGGCGAAGCGATGATCGGCCGCGTTGTTAACGCGCTCGGTCAACCGATCGACGGCCGCGGCCCGATCGAAACCAAAGAATTCCGTCCGATCGAGTCTCCGGCTCCGGGCGTTATCGACCGTAAATCGGTTCACGAACCGATGCAAACCGGTATCAAAGCGATCGACGCGATGATCCCGGTCGGCCGTGGTCAGCGCGAGCTGATCATCGGTGACCGCCAAACGGGTAAAACCGCTGTGGCGCTCGACACGATCATCAACCAAAAAGGCCAAGGCGTCGTCTGCGTATACGTAGCGATCGGCCAAAAGCAATCCACCATCGCACAAGTAGTAGAGACCCTGCGCAAGCACGGCGCGATGGAATACACCATCGTCGTATCCGCATCGGCTTCCGATCCGGCTCCGCTGCTCTTCCTGGCTCCGTACGCAGGCTGCGCAATGGGCGAGTACTTCATGTACAAGGGCGGCCACGTCCTCTGCGTATACGATGACCTGTCCAAGCAAGCAGCAGCATACCGCGAAATGTCCCTGCTGATGCGCCGTCCTCCGGGCCGCGAAGCATTCCCGGGTGACGTCTTCTACTTGCACTCCCGTCTGCTGGAGCGCTCCGCGAAGCTGTCCGATGCACGTGGCGGCGGTTCTCTGACCGCACTGCCGTTCATCGAAACGCAAGCGGGTGACGTTTCCGCGTACATCCCGACCAACGTAATCTCCATCACCGACGGTCAGATCTTCCTCGAGTCCGACCTGTTCAACTCCGGCCAACGTCCGGCAGTTAACGTAGGTCTCTCCGTATCCCGCGTCGGTGGTTCCGCACAGATCAAAGCGATGAAAAAAGTTGCAGGTACCCTGCGTCTTGACCTCGCGCAATACCGCGAACTGCAAGCGTTTGCTCAGTTCGGTTCCGACCTCGACAAAGCGACCCAAGCGCGTCTCGACCGCGGTGCTCGCCTGACCGAGATCCTCAAGCAAGGCCAATACCAGCCGCTGACCGTTGAGAAGCAAGTCATCTCCCTGTGGGCAGCTGTTAACGGCCATGCCGATGATGTTCCGGTAACCTCCGTTCGCCGCTTCGAATCCGAATGGCTGGCGTTCGCAGACACCAACTATCCGCAGATCGCGAAGTCGATCATCGAGACCAAAGACCTCTCGAAAGAGACCGAAGCTCTGCTCAAAGAAGCAGTAACGAAGTTCAAAACGACTTTCGTTGGGTAA
- the atpG gene encoding ATP synthase F1 subunit gamma yields MANTRDIRQRIRSVKNTQQITKAMKMVAAARLRRAQERTEQARPYAAKLEEVIGSIASGSGSTNHPMLVSRPVKKTGYVVISSDRGLAGSFNAQVIRTAVNEMRGKSQNEYAVFAIGRKARDFFKRRGYPLVGEVTGLSDNPTYADIKSVASQVVQLFQDGVYDEVYVMYNEFVNALTQVPVSRKLLPLEDVGGQQEKPAPGTITAKYDYEPSAEAVLDNLLPKYAETLIFSAVLESKASEFGARMTAMGAATDNAATIINGLTLALNRARQAAITTQITEIVGGAAALES; encoded by the coding sequence ATGGCAAATACCCGCGACATTCGTCAACGGATTCGCTCCGTGAAGAACACCCAGCAAATCACCAAAGCGATGAAAATGGTAGCTGCGGCAAGACTGCGCCGGGCACAAGAGCGCACTGAACAAGCTCGCCCGTACGCAGCCAAGCTTGAAGAAGTAATCGGCAGCATCGCTTCCGGCAGCGGCTCGACCAACCATCCGATGTTGGTCTCCCGCCCTGTCAAGAAGACCGGTTATGTTGTCATCTCCTCCGACCGCGGCCTCGCAGGCTCGTTCAACGCACAGGTTATCCGTACTGCTGTGAACGAAATGCGCGGCAAGTCGCAAAACGAGTATGCAGTGTTTGCGATCGGCCGGAAGGCTCGCGACTTCTTCAAGCGTCGTGGATACCCGCTTGTCGGTGAAGTTACTGGTTTGTCGGACAATCCGACCTACGCGGATATTAAGTCTGTAGCATCTCAAGTTGTGCAACTGTTCCAAGACGGCGTGTATGATGAAGTGTACGTGATGTACAACGAGTTCGTAAACGCGCTTACCCAAGTCCCGGTTTCCCGCAAGCTGCTCCCGCTCGAAGATGTGGGCGGCCAACAGGAAAAGCCGGCGCCTGGAACGATCACAGCCAAATACGATTACGAGCCGTCTGCTGAAGCAGTCCTCGACAATCTTCTGCCGAAGTACGCTGAAACGTTGATCTTCTCCGCCGTCCTGGAATCGAAAGCTTCCGAGTTCGGTGCCCGCATGACTGCGATGGGCGCTGCAACCGATAACGCAGCGACGATCATCAACGGCCTGACGCTCGCACTGAACCGTGCGCGCCAAGCAGCGATCACCACGCAGATCACCGAGATTGTCGGCGGCGCCGCAGCGCTTGAATCATAG